The following proteins are encoded in a genomic region of Fusarium oxysporum f. sp. lycopersici 4287 chromosome 1, whole genome shotgun sequence:
- a CDS encoding prefoldin, alpha subunit produces the protein MAGRQETINLDTLEPQQLAQVKKQLDEELEHLTTSFAQLHAAQNKFKDCLRCVKSRAAAPEGSNSVLVPLTNSLYVRGELADADTVLVDVGTGFLVEKKLKSAEKFYESKVEELGNNLKDLEVIVQRKQTNARTIEEVLRQKIMAGQGQGDQQA, from the exons atggCTGGAAGACAAGAAACCA TCAACCTCGATACGCTAGAGCCCCAGCAGCTTGCCcaagtcaagaagcagcttgatgaagagcTCGAGCACTTGACGACGTCGTTCGCACAACTCCATGCCGCCCAGAACAAGTTTAAAGACTGCCTCCGATGCGTTAAAAGTCGCGCTGCCGCTCCCGAAG GATCCAACTCTGTACTGGTTCCCCTCACCAACTCCCTCTACGTTCGCGGTGAGCTCGCAGATGCCGATACTGTATTGGTGGATGTAGGCACTGGATTCTTGGTTGAAAAG AAACTCAAGTCGGCCGAAAAGTTCTACGAGAgcaaggttgaggagctgggAAATAACCTGAAAGACCTCGAGGTTATTGTCCAACGGAAGCAGACAAATGCACGAACGATTGAAGAAG TTTTGAGGCAAAAGATTATGGCtggccaagggcaaggcgATCAACAGGCCTAA